Genomic segment of Magnetospirillum sp. WYHS-4:
TCTCGCCACCCTGCCGGCGGTGGCCCGCCGCCTGGCCAGCGCCGCCCTGCTGGAACATTGGCTGGAGGCGGTGGCCCGGATGGCCCGCGAGGCCAAGGACGGCTTGGTACCCCTGTTCGGCCACGTGGGGCCCATGCTGGATCAACTGTCGGTGGCGGGGCTCGGCAACTGGATCGATTACGGCATCCGCGCCTACCGCGACCAGCCCTACATGATGGGCGAGTTCTTCGGCCTGAAGACCGCCGATTCCTTGGCTGTCTTGCAGCGCGAGCGCCATGGAACCCTGTTCGCCGACCATGCGCGGGAGATGGAACTCTGGCTCCGCGCCCTCTGGGGGCTGGAGGATGCCTTCAAGCCCTATTCCCTCGCCCTGGACGAGAAGCGCAAACCCGTTCCCCACCTGGACAAGCAGGGCTTCCACCTGCCCGACGTCTACGATCCGCTGGACGGTATAACCGGCATCGACCGCTACCGGGCGCAGGCGGCCCATCTGGCCGCGCACCGACTATGGTCGGAACCCTATCTGGGCGACAACTTCAGCGCCTTCCAGCACCTGCCCATCGAATGCTTCGAGGATGCCCGCGTCGAGGCCCTGGCCATGCGGCGCTATCCCGGCCTGCGGCAGCTCTGGCAGGCGCTGCACCCCGCCCCGCGGGAAGGCGCCTGCCCGCCCGGCTGGTCCTGCATCCGCCACAAGCTGACGCTGCTGTCGCGCGCCATTCTCGATCCGGACCATCCCTACAGCGACCCCATGGTGCACGAGTACGCCAAGCGCTTCCACCAAGCCTTCGCCGCCGATCCCCATGACCGGTCCCTGAGCACCCGCCTGGGGGTGGAATGGCTGACCGACAACTACCAGCACGATTTCCGCAAGTCCCAGGTCTGGTTCGCCGACACCTTCGTGTCGTATCGCGACGACAACCGGTATCTCTGGCTGTTCCTGGAAGACGCCAAGAACGAAGACGAGTTCCATTCCGACCACGGCGCCCGCGACCCCTGGGAGAAGGATGAGCGGGAACAGGACGTCCTGCCCCCCAGTCACTATCCGGAATGGGATTACCGGGCCCAGGCCTACCGTCCCGATTGGGCGACCGTTTACGAGGCCATCCAGCCGCCCGGCGCGGCCGCCGACATCGATGCCCTGCTGGAGCGCGATCAACTGGTCGCCAAGCGGCTCAGGAAGGCGGTGGACCAGTTGAAGCCCCACCAACGCACCCGCCTGCGCTACCAGAAGGAAGGCGACGAACTGGACCTGGAGATGTTGATCCGTGCCGTCACCGATCACCGCTCGGGCGCGGAGGCCGATACCCGCATCCACGTCCGCCACGTGCCGGGCGGGCGCAGCATCGCGCTGCTGCTGCTGCTCGACCTGTCGGAATCGGTGAAGGATACTCCGCCGGGCCTGGACCGCAGTATCCTCACCCTGGCCCAGGAGTCGGTCTCGCTGCTGGCCTGGACGGTGGAGGAACTGGGCGACAGCTTCGCCATCGGCGGCTTCGCCTCCAACACCCGCCATGATGTGCGCTATACCCATTTCAAGGGCTTCGGCGAGGACTGGGGCCACGAGTCCAAGGCCCGCCTGGCGGCCATGCAAGCCGGGTTGTCGACCCGCATGGGGGCGGCGTTGCGCCACGCCGGGCGCTATCTGGAACGGCGGCGCGAGGAAAAGAAGATCCTGCTGGTGCTCAGCGATGGCGAACCCTCCGACGTGGACGTCGTCGACGACCGCTACCTGAAGGCCGACACCCATGCCGCGGTGGCGGAACTGAAGCGCAAGGGCGTCGATACCTATTGCATCACCCTGGACCCGCGCGCCGACGACTATGTCGGCGAGATCTTCGGCCGGGCCCGCTACACGGTCATCGACCGCCTGGACCGGCTGCCCGAAAAGCTGTCGCGCCTGTTCATGAGCCTGACTCGATAGGGGCGGTCAATGGCCTTGGATATTACGCGGATGTTGTGTATTGTTGATGCCGGGTCCGGTGCAAGGTCGGATCGTCGCAACGAAACGATATCTTTCCCGCGGGGACAGTCATGGCTCGTATCGTGGTGCTCGGCGCCGGCGTCGGCGGCGTTTCGATGGCCTATGAGATGCAGGAGAAGCTGGGCAGGAACGACCGCCTGACCGTCATCTCCAACAGCGATTTCTTCCAGTTCGTCCCTTCCAACCCCTGGGTCGCCGTCAACTGGCGCACCAAGGAGGACGTGGTCGTCCCCCTGGCCCAGCCTATGGCGCGCAAGGGCATCGAGTTCGTCGCCAAGGGGGCCAGGAAGGTCCATCCCGACCGCAACCGGGTGGAACTGTCCGACGGCACCGAAGTCGACTACGACTACCTGATCGTCGCCACCGGCCCGCAACTGGCCTTCCACGAGATCGAAGGCTTCGGGCCCGAGCACCATACCCATTCCATTTGCAGCGTCGACCATGCGGTGGCCGCCGGCCAGGCCTGGGAGGACTTCTGCAAGGACCCCGGCCATCTGGTGATCGGGGCCGTCCAGGGCGCGTCCTGCTTCGGGCCGGCCTACGAATTCGCCATGATCGTCGACACCGACCTGCGCCGCCGCAAGATCCGCAACAAGGTACCCATCACCTTCGTCACCTCGGAACCCTACATCGGGCACCTGGGCCTGGGCGGGGTGGGCGACACCAAGGGCATGATCGAAGCCGAGCTGCGCAACCGCCACATCAAGTGGATCTGCAACGCCAAGGTAGACAAGTTCGAGGCCGGCCGGGTGTTCGTCAGCGAGTGCGACCTGGAAGGCAAGCCGGCCAAAACCCACGAACTGTCCCACAAGTACTGCATGATGCTGCCGGCCTTCCGTGGCATCGGCGCGGTGGCGGGGATCGAGGGGCTGGGCAACCCGCGCGACTTCATCCTGGTCGACCGGCACCAGCGCAATCCCAAGTACCGCAACGTCTTCTCGGTGGGGGTCTGCATCGCCATCCCGCCGGTGGAAGCGACACCGGTGCCGACCGGCTGTCCGAAGACCGGCTTCATGATCGAAAGCATGGTCACGGCGGCGGCGGAAAACATCCGCGAGATCCTGGACGGCAAGGAGCCGACTCACGAAGGCTCCTGGAGCGCCGCCTGCCTGGCCGACTTCGGCGACGGGGGGGCGGCCTTCGTCGCCATCCCGCAGATTCCGCCACGCAACGTCAACTGGTCGTCCAAGGGCAAGTGGGTGCACCTGGCCAAGATCGCCTTCGAGAAGTACTTCATCCGCAAGGTCCGCAAGGGCCTGGGCGAGCCGGGCTACGAAAAGCACATGATCAAGCTGATGGGCCTGCACCGCCTCAAGTAGGCAAGGCGGCGGCGCCCATCTTCACCTATGGTCTGTTTCGACAACGACCATTTTGGCGCATCGCGACGACGGTAAGCTCACCGTTGCGGGTGCGGCCAAGCTCGCGGATGCGCACACCCGGTAAGGGCCAAGATGAAGAGCCAAAGCCATTGTCCCGTTGGCATATGGCCTGCGACTACCGCTCCGCCGACAGGATGACCATGGCATGCGCCATAGGAAATTCGTCGGTCAACGACAGATCGATGTGCGGCCGCCAGCCGGGCGGAGTCAGAGCCTCCAGGCGCGCCAGCGCTCCGCCGGACAGTTTGAGGAAGGGCTGGCCCGAAGGGTGGTTGGCGACCTCGATGTCCTTGAAGAACACGCCGTCGCGAAAGCCGGTGCCCAGAGCCTTGGCCAGGGCCTCCTTGGCGGCGAAGCGCTGGGCGTAGGCGGCGGCGGGATTGGGTTTGCGTTCGGCCCGGGCCCGCTCGCCCTCGGTGAACAGGCGTTCGACGAAGCGGTCCCCGAACTGGTCCAGCGACTTCTCGATGCGCCGGATGTCGCAAAGGTCGGTGCCGACGCCCAGGATCATGGGGCCCCGCGCGCCTCGTCCATCAGGCGGCGCATCTCGCGGATGCTGTCCTCCAGGCCGACGAAGATGGCCTCGCCGACAAGGAAGTGGCCGATGTTGAGTTCGACGATGGACGGAATGGCCGCCACCGGTCCCACGCTGTCGTAGCCCAGGCCGTGGCCGGCGTGGCATTCCAGGCCCAGGGCCTGGGCGTGGGCGGCCGCCTTGACGATGCGTTCCAGTTCCCGCTCACGGGCCTTGCCGTGGGCCTCGCAATAGGCGCCAGTGTGGAGTTCGACCACCGGCGCGCCGATCTCGCGGGCGGCGTCGAGTTGACGAGGATCGGGCTCGACGAACAACGAGACCCGGATGCCGGCCGCCACCATCTCGCGCACGTAGCGTTCCAGGCCCTGGCGGTTGCCCGCGACTTCCAGGCCGCCCTCGGTAGTGCGTTCCTCGCGCCGTTCGGGCACCACGCAGGCGGCGTGAGGCTTGTGGCGCAGCGCCACCGCCAGCATCTCGTCGGTGGCCGCCATTTCCAGGTTGAGCGGCAGGTCGATCTCGCGGGCCAGCCGGTTGATGTCGTGGTCCGAGATGTGGCGCCGGTCCTCGCGCAGGTGCGCCGTGATGCCGTCCGCCCCCGCCCTCGCGGCCAGCAATGCCGCACGCAAGGGATCGGGATGGGCGCCGCCGCGGGCGTTGCGGATGGTCGCCACGTGGTCGATGTTGACGCCTAGGCGCAAAGGCTCGTTCGCCATGGTCCGTCCTATCCCCTTGCCCTTTCGATGGCGTTGATGACCGGCGTGGCGCGGAGGGCCGCGATGATGTCGGTCAGATGCTTGACGTCGCGCACCTCGATGTCGACCAGCAGGTCGAAGACCTCGCTGCTGCGGGTGGTGATCTTCAGGTTGGAGATGTTTCCTTCGTTCTTGGCGATCACCGTCGACAGGCTGCCCAGGCTGCCCGGTTCGTTCAGCACGCTGAGATGCACCCGGCCGACGTGGCCGCGGTCCTTGGCCGTTCCGTTGCCCTGTTCCCAGGACACGTCCAACCAGCGTTCCGGCTGTTCGGCGTAGGTCTCCAGCATTTCGCAGTCGATGGTATGGATGGTCACCCCCTTGCCCGTGGTGACGATGCCGACGATCCGATCGCCGGGCAGCGGATGGCAGCAGCCGGCGAAATGCATGGCCATGCCCGGAATCAGACCCTTGATCGGAATTCCCCCGTCGCGGCGGGCGCTACCGCCGGCGGGGTGGGGGGCGTGGCCGTGGTGCTGGGCTTCCTTCCTTTCCCGCATGCGGGCCAGCGGCACCACGTTGGCCGCCTCCCGCTTCTTCCTGATGCCGGGGAAGACCGCTTCCAGCACTTCGCGCGCCGTGTGGTGGCCGGCCCCCACGGCGGTACAGATGTCTTCGACGCCATGGGCCTTGAAGACCGTCAACGCCCCTTCCAGGGACTTGGGGGCGAATTCATAGCCTTCCTCGGCAAAGGCCTTCTGCAGGATGGCCTTGCCCAGGTGAAGGTACTGCTCCCGCTCCGCCTGGCGGACGAAGCGGCGGATATGGGACCGCGCCTTACCCGTCACCACGAAGCGTTCCCAGTTGGGCGACGGGGTCTGGACCTTGGAAGTCAGGATGTCCACCTGATCGCCGTTCTGCAACTGGGTGCGCAATTGGACGATGGCGCCGTTGATCTTGGCGCCCACGCAGTGGTCGCCCACCTCGGAATGGACCGCGTAGGCGAAGTCGACCGGCGTCGCGCCCTGCGGCAGGGTAATCAGATCGCCCTTGGGGGTGAAGCAGAAGACCTGGTCCTGGAACATCTCCAGCTTTGTATGTTCGAGGAACTCGTCGGGGCTGGACGCGTTCTCCAGTATCTCCAGCAATTCGCGCAGCCAGCGATACTGGCGGCCGTCCACCTGCTCGCGGGCGACGCCCTGCTTGTATTGCCAGTGGGCGGCGACGCCGCGGTCGGCGACTTCGTGCATCTCGCGGGTGCGGATCTGAACCTCGATACGATGCTTCTCCGGCCCCAGCACGCTGGTATGCAGCGAGCGGTAGCCATTGGGCTTGGGGGTGGAGATGTAGTCCTTGAATCGGCTCGGTATCACCGGGTAGCGGCTATGGATGATGCCCAGGGCCTGGTAGCAGTCGCCCAGGTCGTCCACCACGATGCGGAAGGCCATGATGTCGCAGAGCTGTTCGAAGCTGATGTTCTGGCGTTGCATCTTGCGCCAGATGGAATAGGGCGTCTTTTCGCGGCCGTTGATGGTGCATTCCAGGCCGCCGTCGGCCATCGTGCGCTTCAGTTCGGCGATGATGCGCGGAATCAACCCGCCGCCCTGTTCGCGCAGGAAATGCAGACGGGCGAGAATGGAATCGCGGGCATCGCCGTTCAGTTCGGCGAAGGCCAAGTCCTCCAGTTCGTGCTTGATCTCCTGCATGCCGATGCGCTCGGCCAAGGGCGCGTATATATCCATGGTCTCCAGCGCGATGCGGCGCCGGCTTTCCGGCTTCTGCACGAAGCCCAGGGTGCGCATGTTGTGCAGGCGGTCGGCCAGCTTGACCAGCAGCACCCGGATATCTTCCGACATGGCGAGCAAAAGCTTGCGGAAGTTTTCCGCCTGCTTGTTGTCCGACTGCAGTTCGATGCGGGTCAGCTTGGTAACGCCGTCGACCAGGCGGGCGACCTCGGCGCCGAAGTGCTTTTCGATCTCGTCGTAGGTGGCGTGGGTGTCCTCGATGACGTCGTGCAGCAGGGCCGTGACGATGGAGGCGGTATCCAGGCGGTAGTTGAGCAGGATACCCGCCACTTCGAGGGGATGGGAGAAGTAGGGATCGCCCGAGGCCCGCACCTGGGACCCATGCGCCTTCATTGCGAAGACATAGGCGCGGTTCAACAGATCCTCGTCCGCGTCCGGATCGTAGGCCTTGATGCGTTCGACGAGTTCGAACTGGCGGATCATGGCGCCCCCCGTCCATCTGCGGGGGTCCGGCCCGCGCGGCCGCCGCATGACTTATCCATGCAGGACCGGCTGGCCGTCATGGACTACTCCTCGGTGTCGGCGGCCTCAGCCTCGGCACCCATGTCGCCCATGCTGTCGGCGTCCTCGCCGTCCTCGCCGTCCAGCATCTCGGCGGCCTTGGCGGCGGCGCTTTGGGCGTCGGCCATTTCCTGCTTGATCTGCTCCTGGAAGGCCTGCATGTCCATTTCCTCCTCGACCGGTTCGTCGCGCTCGACGAACTTTTGCAGGCCGCGGATGATGCCATTTTCCAGGTCCTTGAGATCGACCGTGCAATCGGCGATCTCGCGTAGCGCCACGACCGGGTTCTTGTCGTTGTCGCGCTCGACGGTCAGCGAATTGCCGGCCGAAATGTTACGAGCCCGCTGAGCGGCGATCATCACCAACTCGAAGCGGTTCGGGATCCTGACGACGCAATCTTCAACCGTGACTCGGGCCATTCGAAAAACTCCAACACACCATAGACGTGGGGGCTCGGAAGGGCCGAGACTATAGGCACCCCGGCCATCTTACGCAAGATGGCATCCTGGACGGGCAGGCCCGGCGCGTCAAGACCCCGCCAAAGCCAGGACCGCCCCGGCCGCCTCGACGTCGGTCCGCAGGCGGACGCGGCGGGCCAGGGCTTCGAAATCGTCGCCCCAGAGCTCGGCCTGGAAGCGTTCGTCCACCAGGGCCGTTTCGAAGGCGGAGGCCGCATCGAGCCGCCCGGCCGCCAGGGCCAGGGCCACCACCAGGGAGCCGGTGGCCGCAGCGGCGCTGGCCACCGCCGCCAGTTCCAGATCGGTCAGGCCTTCGACCGCCCGGCGCAGGGCCGCCAGGGACTCGGGTGGCTGGGCGACGGCCAGGATGCCTTCGGTCACCCGCAATCGCGCTCCCAACGCCTCGGCGGCCCAATCCAGCAACGGGTCCCAGCGGGCCGCTTGGCGGGCTGCCAGTTCGGCGGGGTGGCCGGCTCGGTGGCAGAGCAGATCGGTTTCAACCATCGCCATCAGATGGCCGATCGCCGCATCCCGTTCCACCGGGACGCGGTCCAGCGCCGTGGCGGCCAGCTGGGTGATCGGCATGGTGTGGGGCCGGAGGATTCCCGCCTGGGCCGCCCACTCGCGGGCCACAGCCGCGGCCAGGGCGGCCGTGGGCAGGTGGAGGGACCTTCCGGCCGGAGTCTTGAGACCCCGGCCGTCGAGCCGAACGACGAAGGCGTCCCCGTCGGGGGACGCCTCCGCCTGGCGATAGAAGCGCCGTCGCTTGTCCCAGGACATCGGACCTACTTGCCGAACAGGCCCTTGACGCCCTTGGTCAGCCCTTCCAAGGGCTTGTCGGCCGCCTTGCCGCCAGGGGTGGCCGGCTTGTCGCCGCCCAGACCGGGCAGGGAACCCAGAAGCCCCTTGTCGCCGCCGCCGGCCGACTTGCTTTCCTTCGGCTTTTCGGGAGTCACCACCTTGCCGGCCAGGGCCGGGGTGCAATAGTCGGTCTCATCGACCTTGCCGCCGCCGGTCGCGGCACCGGCCAGCTTCTGGCCGACCACCGACAGGCCGCCGGTGGCCACCGCCGCGCCCACCTGGGTCGCCGCGCCAAGGGCCGCCTTGCCGGCTTCCAGGGCGTCCGGCTTGATGTCCGGATTGGCCATGGTGCCGCCGACCAGCATGGGCACCTCGGCCAAGCTGGCGACGCTGGTCTTCTTGGCGCGCGGCTCGATGCGCAGGTTGAGCCCTTCGGTCGCCAAGTTGATATCGCCCGTGCCGACCACCGATAGGCCGCCGGTCTCGAAGACGATGGCGCGTTGCTTGGCCATGCCCTTGCCGATGTCGAAGTTCAGCACGCCGCACTTGATGTCCTTGTCACCCTCGCTCTTGACGAAGGGCAGGATGGCCGCCACGTCGCCCGACACGATGTTGAGCGCGTTGGAAGCGATCTTGCCGCCCTGGGTGGTCACCCGGGCCTGTCCGTCCAGGCCGGCCATCAGGGCCCGCACCGACTTGCCGGTGCCGCGGACGTCGAGCGCCACGTCGAGCTTGCCGTTCTGCACCAGATCATTGCCCTGCACCTGCTTGAGCACCGCGCTGTAGTCCAGTTGCGCCACGTCCAGCTTGAGCGCCAGGGCCGGCGTCGCGGCCCCGCCGTCCAGGCTGAGGTTGCCGCCCACCTTGCCGCCGAAGGTGGTCAGGCCGAAGGGGCTGACGGTCAGCTTGCCGTTGGTCAGGGTCAGGTCGACGGCGATGTCGGTCAGGGTGTAGCCCTGGGCGACGATCTTCTTGCCCTTGAACTTGACCTTGGCGTCGGCCGCCTTCAGGCCGTCCAGGGGCAGCGGATCGTCCGGGAACACCCGGCCGCCCTTGGCCCCCGCGCCGCCGCCCTTGGCCCCCTCGCCGGCCGGCGCGGCCTTGCCGCCGTCCTTCTGCGGAGGGAGCAGTTGGTCGAGATCGAACAGGTTGGAGGCCAAGTCGGCGTCGACCGCCGGCCGAGCCCCCCCGAGGGCCACGGCAAGCTTGCCGGTCAGATCGCTGCCGCCCAGGGTGAGCTTCATGTCGCCCACCGCGTAGCCGTTCTGCGTATCGGCCAACCTGCCGGAAAAGGCCAGCGGAACCGCCGGGACCGGCCCGGCGTCCTTGAGACCGGGGGCCAGGGCGGCGGCCGCCTTGACGGTCTCGCCCAGCTTGGGCACGTCGATCTTCAGCCCCAGGTCGAGCCCTTTGCCTTCCAGCGGCCGGTCGATCTTGCCGTCCACCGCCGCCGCGACGCCCAGCAGGTCGGCCTTCAGGGTCAGCGGCATGGGCTTGCCGGCCAGCAGGTCGGGCACCGAGCCCAGCTTGCCCGCCACTTTGTAAGCCACGGCGTTCATGGTGCCGGCCAGGTTGAGCGCCAGGGGGGCGCTGGGGTTGTCGGCCTCCACGTCCAGGCTGTCCAGCCCGACGTTGAAGGTCTGGCCGCTCTTGCCGTCCTTGTAGGCGATCTTGATGTCCTTCAGGCGGACCATCTTGACCACCGGCATTTCGCCAGGTGCGCCGGCGTCCTTGGGCGCCTCGCCCGGCTTGGCCTCGCTTTTGGCGGCGGCGAATTCCCAGTTGCCCTTGCCCTGCCGGTCGGTCTCGGCCAGCAGGTCCAGGCCCTCGAGGACCAGGCGGTTGACCTGGACCTTCTTGCTCAGCAGGGGCATGAGGGCCACTTCGACATCCAGACGCTTCAGCTTGGCCATCTCGGGCCGCGAACCCCAACCCGCGTTGGAGAAGCTGACGCCTTCCACCGATAGCGACGGCGTCATCGAAACCTGGACCTTGATGTCGCCGGCGAACTTCAGGTCGCGGCCGGTAGCCGCCTTGGCCTGTTCGGCGATCGCGCCCTTGTACTGGTTGAAGTCCATGGATTTCAGGTAGGTGAAGCCGCCGACCAACGCCAGGACCACCAGCCCAATGACGCCACCTAGGATCATTCCAAGCTTTTTCATGATGCAGCCCCCATGACTGACAGGATGGTGGCGGGGATGTCGGGAAACGCATCGGCGATCCGATGGGCCCCCGCCGCCGTCAATTCGGAGCGCTCATGGTATCCCCAAGCGGCCCCGACCGCAAACGTTCCGGCGGCCCGGGCCATCTCCATATCGTAGGTGGTATCCCCTATGACAACAGAGCAGGTGGCCTCCACCCCCGTCTCCGCGAGCGCCTGGAGCATCATGTCGGGATGGGGCTTGCCGCGCACCCGGTCGGCGGTCTGCAAAGTGACGAAGCGGCCCTCCAGCCCGTGGGTCTTCAAGGTGTTGACCAGCCCCCGGTACGACTTGCCGGTCGCCACGCCCAGCAGCCAGCCTTCGGCGTCCAGACGAGCCAAGACATCTTCCACGCCGGGAAACAGGGGTTCGTGCACGACGTCGCGGGTCCGGAGGTCGGAAAAAGCCTCCTTGTAGCGTTCGGTAAGGATGGCGCAGGCCCCGTGGTCGCCGTCGGGCAGCAGGCGGAAGATGGCGTCGTAGAGCGGCAGCCCCACCACCCGGCGCACCGCGTGGGGCTCGGGGGCCGCGCGGCCTTCCCCCAGGAAAGCCGCATGCATGGCGGCGACGATGGAAGCCTGGCTGTCCACCAGGGTCCCGTCGCAATCGAAGACGGCAAGGCGCGGCTGACGTTCGAGGATGGTCGGCAAAAGGATGGCTCCATGTTCCCCCCTACCCTGCCCCGCCGGCCGCCGTTTGTCGACGGGAAGAATGGCCGGTTGATTCCCCCGCCCGCTTGCCGCGACAATGCCCCAGGCAGAAAGGCAGGTCCGTCATGACGGCGAAACCCAGGGATATCGAGATCGTCGAGGTGGAAACACCCTTTCGCGGCTATTTCCGCATCGACCGCTACAAGCTGCGCCACGAACTGTTCGAAGGGGGCATGAGCGGCGTCATGAGCCGCGAGGTCTTCGAACGCGGCCATGCGGCGACCATCCTTCTTTACGATCCCGACCGCGAGAAGCTGGTGTTCGTCGAACAGTTCCGCATCGGCGCCTACGCCGCCGCCCGCAACTCGCCCTGGTTCGCCGAAGATTTTTCCCCCTGGCTGATCGAGACCGTGGCCGGCATCATCGATGCCGGCGAAACGCCCGAACAGGTGGTGCGCCGCGAGGCCGGCGAGGAAGCCGACTGCCTGGTGCTGGACGTCATCCCGGTCATGCACTACCTGGTCAGCCCCGGCGGCACGACGGAATCCCTGTTCGTCTTCGTCGGACGTGTCGATTCCACCCAGGCCGGCGGCATCTTCGGTCTCCGGGAGGAACACGAAAACATCCGCGTCCTGGTGGCCGGGGTGGACGAAGCCTTCGCTTGGCTGGACGAAGGCCGCATCGTCAATTCCATGACCCTGATCCCCCTGATGTGGTTCCGCCACCACCGGGAGTCGGTACGACGGCGTTTCTTGGAAGGCGTCACGCCGTCCGCGTGAAGACGCCGTAGGCGATGTGGTAGGTCAGGGCCAGTTCGCCCTGGGCGTCCAGGTGGCGCAACAGGCGGCGCAGGGTGCCCGCCGGCAGGGGCCGGTAGCCGGGCGCCGGGACCTGCGCCCCGGTCTCGCGCAAGGCCTCCAGGAAGGCCAGGGCATTCGGATAGCTCCTGATTAACCGTTCTTCGGTGAATTTCAGATTGCCGTTGTCGGGCCACGCCATGGCGATGCGATCCGCACCGGGCAGGCGCGGGACGCCGCAATCGATGCCCAGGTCGGCATGGGCGCGGCGCCATTCGACGGCGCTGTCCTCGGCCAGGGTGGAAACCGCCAGGTAGCCGCCGGCCGCCAGCCGTTCCGACAGGCGGGCCAGGCCGGCTCCCAGGTCGTCGAACCACTGCACCGCCAGGTTGGAAACGATCAGGTCGAAGGGGCCGTCCACGTCCGGGGCCTCACCGTCCATGACGCGGAACTCCAGGCCCGGCCGCCCGGCCAGGGTCTGGCGGCACCGGTCCAGCATGCCCTCCGCGATATCAGTCACCACCCAGGAGCAGCCCGCCGGCAGATGGTCGATCAGCAGGCGGGTCAGGATGCCGGTTCCCGCCCCCACCTCAAGGACCCGGTAGTTTTCGCGCAACGGCAGCTTGATCGCCATGGCCGCCAGATGTTCGGCCGCGTGGCGTTGCAGATGGGCAGCCGCGTCGTAGGTGGCGGCGGCCTGGCCGAAGGACCGGGCGATGCGTTGCTTGCGGGCGCCTGGGATCATGCCCCGAGAACCTCCTTGATGACGGCGGCGCACCACTCGGGCCGGGTGCGGGGCAGCAGATGCCCGCCGGTCTCGCTCCAGCGCGCCTTGCCTTCGGGGAAGC
This window contains:
- a CDS encoding VWA domain-containing protein is translated as MADPAALRPRLRCNVAKIDDIFPGCLKEAEGVLSPAGIEAWLDGAAKVCGLGRGTELVLYFLEEMPGVVRLTDESVVARVADTAEMLSDELCGTAINPFLATLPAVARRLASAALLEHWLEAVARMAREAKDGLVPLFGHVGPMLDQLSVAGLGNWIDYGIRAYRDQPYMMGEFFGLKTADSLAVLQRERHGTLFADHAREMELWLRALWGLEDAFKPYSLALDEKRKPVPHLDKQGFHLPDVYDPLDGITGIDRYRAQAAHLAAHRLWSEPYLGDNFSAFQHLPIECFEDARVEALAMRRYPGLRQLWQALHPAPREGACPPGWSCIRHKLTLLSRAILDPDHPYSDPMVHEYAKRFHQAFAADPHDRSLSTRLGVEWLTDNYQHDFRKSQVWFADTFVSYRDDNRYLWLFLEDAKNEDEFHSDHGARDPWEKDEREQDVLPPSHYPEWDYRAQAYRPDWATVYEAIQPPGAAADIDALLERDQLVAKRLRKAVDQLKPHQRTRLRYQKEGDELDLEMLIRAVTDHRSGAEADTRIHVRHVPGGRSIALLLLLDLSESVKDTPPGLDRSILTLAQESVSLLAWTVEELGDSFAIGGFASNTRHDVRYTHFKGFGEDWGHESKARLAAMQAGLSTRMGAALRHAGRYLERRREEKKILLVLSDGEPSDVDVVDDRYLKADTHAAVAELKRKGVDTYCITLDPRADDYVGEIFGRARYTVIDRLDRLPEKLSRLFMSLTR
- a CDS encoding FAD-dependent oxidoreductase, translating into MARIVVLGAGVGGVSMAYEMQEKLGRNDRLTVISNSDFFQFVPSNPWVAVNWRTKEDVVVPLAQPMARKGIEFVAKGARKVHPDRNRVELSDGTEVDYDYLIVATGPQLAFHEIEGFGPEHHTHSICSVDHAVAAGQAWEDFCKDPGHLVIGAVQGASCFGPAYEFAMIVDTDLRRRKIRNKVPITFVTSEPYIGHLGLGGVGDTKGMIEAELRNRHIKWICNAKVDKFEAGRVFVSECDLEGKPAKTHELSHKYCMMLPAFRGIGAVAGIEGLGNPRDFILVDRHQRNPKYRNVFSVGVCIAIPPVEATPVPTGCPKTGFMIESMVTAAAENIREILDGKEPTHEGSWSAACLADFGDGGAAFVAIPQIPPRNVNWSSKGKWVHLAKIAFEKYFIRKVRKGLGEPGYEKHMIKLMGLHRLK
- the acpS gene encoding holo-ACP synthase, with the protein product MILGVGTDLCDIRRIEKSLDQFGDRFVERLFTEGERARAERKPNPAAAYAQRFAAKEALAKALGTGFRDGVFFKDIEVANHPSGQPFLKLSGGALARLEALTPPGWRPHIDLSLTDEFPMAHAMVILSAER
- a CDS encoding pyridoxine 5'-phosphate synthase, with product MANEPLRLGVNIDHVATIRNARGGAHPDPLRAALLAARAGADGITAHLREDRRHISDHDINRLAREIDLPLNLEMAATDEMLAVALRHKPHAACVVPERREERTTEGGLEVAGNRQGLERYVREMVAAGIRVSLFVEPDPRQLDAAREIGAPVVELHTGAYCEAHGKARERELERIVKAAAHAQALGLECHAGHGLGYDSVGPVAAIPSIVELNIGHFLVGEAIFVGLEDSIREMRRLMDEARGAP
- a CDS encoding bifunctional (p)ppGpp synthetase/guanosine-3',5'-bis(diphosphate) 3'-pyrophosphohydrolase: MIRQFELVERIKAYDPDADEDLLNRAYVFAMKAHGSQVRASGDPYFSHPLEVAGILLNYRLDTASIVTALLHDVIEDTHATYDEIEKHFGAEVARLVDGVTKLTRIELQSDNKQAENFRKLLLAMSEDIRVLLVKLADRLHNMRTLGFVQKPESRRRIALETMDIYAPLAERIGMQEIKHELEDLAFAELNGDARDSILARLHFLREQGGGLIPRIIAELKRTMADGGLECTINGREKTPYSIWRKMQRQNISFEQLCDIMAFRIVVDDLGDCYQALGIIHSRYPVIPSRFKDYISTPKPNGYRSLHTSVLGPEKHRIEVQIRTREMHEVADRGVAAHWQYKQGVAREQVDGRQYRWLRELLEILENASSPDEFLEHTKLEMFQDQVFCFTPKGDLITLPQGATPVDFAYAVHSEVGDHCVGAKINGAIVQLRTQLQNGDQVDILTSKVQTPSPNWERFVVTGKARSHIRRFVRQAEREQYLHLGKAILQKAFAEEGYEFAPKSLEGALTVFKAHGVEDICTAVGAGHHTAREVLEAVFPGIRKKREAANVVPLARMRERKEAQHHGHAPHPAGGSARRDGGIPIKGLIPGMAMHFAGCCHPLPGDRIVGIVTTGKGVTIHTIDCEMLETYAEQPERWLDVSWEQGNGTAKDRGHVGRVHLSVLNEPGSLGSLSTVIAKNEGNISNLKITTRSSEVFDLLVDIEVRDVKHLTDIIAALRATPVINAIERARG
- the rpoZ gene encoding DNA-directed RNA polymerase subunit omega yields the protein MARVTVEDCVVRIPNRFELVMIAAQRARNISAGNSLTVERDNDKNPVVALREIADCTVDLKDLENGIIRGLQKFVERDEPVEEEMDMQAFQEQIKQEMADAQSAAAKAAEMLDGEDGEDADSMGDMGAEAEAADTEE
- a CDS encoding ATPase: MSWDKRRRFYRQAEASPDGDAFVVRLDGRGLKTPAGRSLHLPTAALAAAVAREWAAQAGILRPHTMPITQLAATALDRVPVERDAAIGHLMAMVETDLLCHRAGHPAELAARQAARWDPLLDWAAEALGARLRVTEGILAVAQPPESLAALRRAVEGLTDLELAAVASAAAATGSLVVALALAAGRLDAASAFETALVDERFQAELWGDDFEALARRVRLRTDVEAAGAVLALAGS